The genomic stretch GGGTGGCCGGCGCTACCGTTGTCGACGGCGGGATCGGCCATCCCGGCGGTCTGGAGGCCGGCCGCCGCATAGCCGAGCTGTGCATGGGCGGGCTCGGCCGGGTTACGCTGCAAGCAGACACCCAGTCCAACCGCTGGCCCTTCCAGGTGGCGGTGCACAGCACCGATCCGGTGCTCGCCTGCCTGGGCAGCCAATATGCCGGCTGGAGTCTGTCGCATAAGGAGGAGGGCGAGTCCTTCTTCGCGCTCGGCTCCGGCCCCGGCCGGGCGCTCGCCCGCAAGGAGATGCTGTTCGAGGAGCTGGGCTATGCCGACAGCGGCGACCATGCCGTGCTGGTGCTGGAAAGCGGCACCGTCCCGCCAGCGCCACTGGTCGAGCGGATCGCCGCCGATTGCCGGGTGGCGGCGGAGCGGCTGACGCTGGTGCTGACGCCGACGGCCAGCCTCGCCGGCACGGTGCAGATCGTCGCCCGCGTGCTGGAGGTGGCGCTGCACAAGGTGCATGCGCTGGGCTTTCCGCTTGAGGATGTCGCCGACGGTATCGGCGTCGCCCCACTGCCGCCGCCCGGAAAGGGCTTCATCGAGGCAATGGGGCGGACCAACGACGCCATCCTGTTCGGCGGCACCGTCCAGCTCTTCGTCACCGGCCCCGACGATGCCGCCGACGATCTGGCGCGCCGTCTGCCAAGCACGGACTCCCGCGACTATGGCCGCCCCTTCGCCGAGATGTTCGCGGCCGTGAACAAGGACTTCTATGCCATCGACCCGCTGCTGTTCGCTCCGGCCCGTGTGGTGGTGACGGCGCTCGACAGCGGCCGGAGCTTTCATGGCGGGCATCTCGCCCCGGACATGCTCGACCGTTCCTTTGCAGGGACGGAAGGATGAGCGCCAAGACGGCGGAGCTGTTCAAGGCCGTCTGCCGGGCGGAGGTGATGGCGCTGAAGCCCGGCAACGTCCATGTCCATGCCGCCGGCCATGGCATGACGGTGGAGGACTTCCTTCGCTCGGCGGAGGCAGCGTCGCCAGAGATCGCGCGCTCCGGTACCGCGGTCGGCCGGCGCATCCTGCGGGCGGTGCAGGCGACTTGGTCTGTTGTGGACTGCAACACCAATCTCGGCATCCTGCTGCTGTGTGCTCCCCTGGCCCACGCTGCCGAGCTGCCGGCGGCACGTCCCCTGCGCGACAGGCTGGCCGCCGTGTTGGCGGCGCTGACTGTGGAGGATGCCGGGGCTGTTTTCGAAGCGATCCGCCTTGCATCGCCCGGTGGGCTGGGCCGTGCCTCAGAACATGATGTCGCCGGTCCGGCCACGGTTGACCTGCGTGCGGCTATGGCGGCGGCCCGGTCGCGCGACCGCATCGCCGCCCAGTATGCCGACGGATATCACGACATCTTCGACATCGGCGTCGCCTGTGCCCGGTCGATGGCCGGCAGTGATACCATCACTTTGGCGGAGGCCATCTACCTGGATTTCCTGACCGCTTTTCCCGACAGCCACATCCTGCGCAAGCATGGAGAGGAGGTCGCCGCGTCCGTGCTTGCCGACGCTCGCGAGGTGCGCGGCCAGGTCGCCGCAGCATCCTCGGCGGTTCTCAGGCGCGAACACCTGTTCGCCTTCGATGCGCGCCTAAAATGGCGGGGCATCAACCCCGGCACCTCGGCCGACCTGACCGTCGCCAGCCTCTTCGCCCATCGGCTGGAGAGGGGGCGGGTGGCCAACCATGAAGGACCGCCGAAATGACGATCATTCTCGGCCGCCATGTCGGTTGTGCCGTGGTGCTGGGCCTGCTCACTGCGGCCCTGCCGGTGTCGGCGGAGCCTCTGCCGGTGACGGAGGTGGCCCCCGGTGTTTTCGTCCATCAGGGCACCATCGCCGAGCCGGCACCGGACAACCGCGGTGACACCGCCAACATGGGCTTCATCGTCGGCGACAGCGCCGTCGCGGTGATCGACACCGGCGGCACGCCGGAGCTGGGACAGCGCCTGCGCGAGGCCATCACGGCGCGTACCGACAAAAAGCCGGTCATCGTCGTCAACACCCACATGCATCCCGACCATGTCTTCGGCAACGCCGCCTTCGTCGACCTGCCCTTCGCCGGCCATGCCAATCTCCGCGACGCGCTGGCGGCCCGCCAGGAGGTCTATCGCCAGCGCCTGACCGATGAGCTGGGGACCGAGGCTGCGGCCGGTGTCGCCCCGGTGCGGGTCGACCGGCCGGTGGCCGAGGAGTTGCGGGTCGACCTGGGCAACCGCATCCTGGTGCTGACGGCCTATCCGACGGCCCACACCAACAACGACCTGACCGTATTCGACCGCAAGACGGGGACGCTGTTCGCGGGCGACCTGCTGTTCGTCGATCATCTTCCGGCGGTTGACGGCAATGCGCTGGGCTGGCTGCGGGTGATCGACCGGCTGGAGCGGGTGCCGGCGGTGCGTGCCGTCCCCGGACATGGTCCCGCATCCGTGGCTTGGCCGGGGGCGCTGGACGCCGAACGGCGCTACCTGACGGCGTTGGTGGAGGGCGTGCGGAGGGTACTGAAGGCGGATGGAAGCATCCAGGATGCCGTCACTCAAGTGGCGGAGGATGAACGGGAGCGCTGGCTGTTGTTCGATGCATACAACCCGCGCAACATCACGGCGACCTTCGCCGAACTGGAATGGGAATAGAGGAGCGGGAGCGATGACGCGATATCCGCTGATGGGGCCGCTGATCGGCCTCCTGATCGTCCTCATCACGCCGGGTCTTGCCGCGGCCGATGTGGCAGAGGACGCGGCGCGCTGGGACCTGCTGCACGACATGTATTTCAAGGACCGCCCGGTGGAGGAGGCCGGCGGCCGCATCCGCATCGACGCCCCGGCCCGTGCCCATGACGCGGCCCTGGTACCGGTGCGGATCGAAGTGGAGCCGTCGCTTCGCCTGAAGACGCTGTCGCTGTTGGTCGACAAGAACCCGGTGCCGCTCGCCGCCACCGTCCGCTTCGGTCCGGCCAGTGCCGGCGGCGGCATCGAGACCCGTGTACGCGTCAACGAATACACCAACCTCCACGTCGTCGGCGAGACGCAGGACGGCCGGCTGCTGATGGCCGCCGCCTATGTCAAGGCTGCCGGCGGCTGTTCCGCTCCCGCCGTCAAGGACCCGCAGGAGGCGATGGCGCGCCTCGGCCGCATCAAGGTGAAGCTTTCGGACAGACTGTCGCCCGGCAGCCCGGTCACCGCGCAGGTCATGATCAGCCATCCCAACAGCAGCGGCCTGCAGTTCGATCAGGTCAGCCGGACCTACATCCCCGCCCATTACATCCAGTCGATCGTCATCCGGGCCGGCGGCCAGATGGTGCTGGAGGCGGACACCGACATCTCGATCGCCGAGGATCCGAACCTGCGCTTCAGCGTCCTGCCGACGGACGGCGGCAGCCTGGAGGTGGTCGCCCAGGATACCCGGGGCGCCACCTTCACAAAGAGCGTTCCGCTGACCGCCGGTCCTGGCAAGGACGACCCGGCCTTGTAACGGTTGGGCCGGTCAGAAGCATTTGCGGTCGGCGGCGACCTGGGCCTGACGGAACCGGTCCATCAGGTCCTTGGCCCAGCCGGAACTGCGGAAGATCCCGGCGCGCTCGCCCGGCTGGTCGGCCATCACCTTCACCGTTTCGATGGCGGTGTAGTCGTCATAGGTGATGCGGTCTGCGATGGCGTCGATGCTGCACGCGCATTTCTCCATGACGATGTGCGACTGCCCGTTCGACGCCATGCAGGCGATCACGTAATCGGCTCTTGCCGCCGTCGGATAGTCGTTCACCGGGCCGGCGGCTGCCGGTACCGCTGGCAACGAGGCCACCGATAGCAGCGCCGCCGTGAGAGTGAGGGCGATGCGAAGAGGCATGACCGGACCCTTTCCATCCCGTCTGTGGGGGCATTCCCATGGACCATCAATGATTGCCCATATAACAATCACGGATGCGGACGAAGTTGGGGCGCTCAAAAGAGGTGGGTCTCTTTCGGGGATATGTGGCGATGCCGTAGGATCTGGCAGGTCAGATCCAGAGGGTCAGATCTGGCGCGGTTCGCATTTCCAGCGGCGAACTGTGTATTTCGGGTGCTGTTCCGCCCATTCGGCGGCCCGGAACAGGCCGGTGCGCGAACAGGCCATCACATTGACGAACGGCTCCTGAAACTGCGGGCGTTCGACGGTGCAACGGTCGGGACTGGAAACAAGGCAGACCACGAAGATCAGCTCGATCATGACAACTCCAGCCGTCATCGAATGGGGGAGTGACCTTGGTTGGGCGCCTTGATCCGGCGGCGGCCGTCCAGGTTCATGAGCGGGGATTATGCTGCACTGCACACAAATCGTGTGCCGGAGTCAAGCATGGTTTATGGAAAACCAATTTTGCGTTAACACCGGACCAGGGGGATCATCCCGCCTTGCTTCGACCCCTATCCCTGAATTGCTTTCGCCAGGAAGCGGTCGATCAGCAGCGCCATCGTCCCGCTGTCGAGATCGTCCAGCCGGCAGGTCCGTACGTCGGTCGTCTTTACCGGCGTCAGGAAGTTCTCCGAAACGGAGGTCGTGCTGTCCTCCCCGACATGGATGGTCATGTAGGCCCGTGGCGCTTCCTCGGCACTGTCGACGGAGGTGAAATGCACGATGGCGCGCGGCATCTCATGGACGAGGCCGATGTCCTCCTGGAACCACACGGCGCCGACATCGCGGACGATCTGCTGCCGGGTCTCGACGATTGGCCGGATAATGCGGTCATGCAGATCGCGGATGTCGGCCAGAACCGCGCTCTTGCCGGGATAGTGGGGACCTTCGCCGAACTGTTCGGTTGTGCGGCGTCTTGCCGCGTCCAGTATCCGCCGGGTGCGGACCACGGCATCGACCAGCCGGCTGGTGGCATCCGAATGCATCACGTCTGCCTCCTCATTCAAACAGGCTGCTCAGCGGCCGCCCGCCTGGTATTCCCGGCCGGTCGGCGCCGACAGGTCGCCCGCGGGCGCCTCCTTGCGGGTCAGGTAATCGGTCGCCGACAGGGCGAACAGCACCGCCAGCCAGAACAGTCCGGCCGAGGCGGCGGCACGGGTCAGCGCCGGGGCGCGGAACAGCTTCATGAAAAGCGTCAGTACCAGCAGCGCCTTCGCCGCCGAGATGCCCAGCGCCAGCACGAGGTTCAGCGGCCCCGGCATTGGCACATAGGCGAGCCCCAGCGTCGCCGCCAGCAGCGCCACCAGGGCCGCCCAGGTGATCAGGTAGGAGCAGGGAAATCCCGTCATGGTCCGCTCCGTCCGACCAGATAGATCAGCGGGTAGAGGAAAATCCAGACGATGTCGACGAAGTGCCAGTACAGCCCCGTCACCTCCACAGGCGTGTAATAACCGGCCGAAAAGGCGCCGCGCCGCGCCCGCGCCGCCATCACCGCGATCAGGCCGATACCGATGGTGATATGGATGCCGTGGATGCCTGTCAGCAGGAAATAAAGGAAGTAGAACAGCTCGATCGTGCGGGTATGCGGACCGTCCTGGTGGAAATTCAGCCCCGGCACCAGATGATCGGTCCATTCCCCGTGATACTCGTAACCCTTTAGTCCCAGGAACAGCAGTCCCAGCAGCGCAGTGGCGATCAGCAGCCGGGTCAGCACCGTCCGCCGGCCAAGTTTCGCCGCATCGACCGCCCAGGCCATGGTGAGGCTGCTGGTCAGCAGCACCAGCGTGTTGACCGATCCGATGACGATTTTCGTGTGATGGCCGGCCTCCGCCACGCCCTCCGGGTAGGTGGTACGCAACCATGTGTAGGCCAGCAGCATCCCGCCGAAGAACAGCACCTCCGTCGCCAGAAACACCCACATGCCGAAGCTGGCGGCCTCCGCCTGCTGGTCTGCCGTCGCATATTGCGGTTCGGGCCCGGGGACGGGCTGTGGGATCGGGGCCGAGTCAGACATCCTGCGGCTCCGGTTCCGGCCGGTACTGGTAGGGCGGGCGGGTGACGGTCGGCGTCCGGTCGAAATTGTGGGTGGGGGGAGGGGAGGGGGTCTGCCATTCCAGCCCGGTCGCCGCCCAGGGGTTGGCGCCTGCCCGTTTGCCGCGGAACAGCGACCAGCCGAGATAGAAGAAGGGCAGGGCATAGCCGACCGCCAGCACCGACGCCCCGGCAGACGAGAAGATGTTCCAGGCCTGGAATTCCGGCGGGTAGGCGTAGTAACGCCGCTCCATCCCCAGATAACCCAGGATGAATTGCGGGAAGAAGGTCAGGTTGAAGCCGAAGAAGATCAGCAATGCTGCGATGCGCGCCCACCATTCGGGATAGAGCCGCCCGGTCACCTTGGGCCACCAGTAATGCAGCCCGCCGAAATAGGCGCTGACCATGCCGCCGACCATGATGTAGTGGAAATGCGCCACGACGAAATAGCTGTCGGTGACATGGACGTCGAAGGCGAGGTTGGCGACGAACAGCCCGGTCAGCCCGCCGATGGTGAACAGCCCGATGAAGCCCAGGGCATACAGCATCGGCGCATCGAAGCTGATCCAGCCCTTGTGCAGCGTGGCGGTCCAGTTGAACACCTTGATCGCCGACGGCACCGCGATGACGTAGCTGAGCAGCGAGAAGACCAGTCCGGCATAGAGCGAGATGCCGGCGACGAACATGTGGTGCGCCCAGACGAAGAAGCCGATCACCGAAATGGCGATGCTCGACCACACCACGAATTTGTAGCCGAACAGAGGCTTGCGGGCGAAGCAGGGTACGATCTCGCTGATCACGCCGAAACCCGGCAGGATCATGATGTAGACCGCGGGGTGGGAGTAGAACCAGAACAGGTGCTGGAACAGCAGCGGGTCGCCGCCCAGCGCCGGGTCGAAGATGCCGACCCGCAGCAGTCGTTCCACTGCCACCAGCAACAGCGTGATCGCCAGCACCGGCGTCGCCAGCACCATGATGATGGAGGTGGCGTAGTTCGACCAGACGAACACCGGCAGCCGGTACCACGTCATTCCCGGCGCCCGCATGCGATGGGTGGTGACGATGAAGTTCAGCCCGGTCAGGATCGAGGAGAATCCCACCGCGAACACGGCGGCCAGCGCCAGCACGACATAGCCGTTGGAATAGAGCGAGGAGAACGGCGTGTAGAAGGTCCAGCCGGTGTCAACCCCGCCGATCACTATCGCGAACAGCGCCAGCAACCCGGCCCCGACATACAGATACCAGCTGAGCAGGTTCAGGCGCGGAAAGGCCAGATCCTTGGCGCCGATCATCAGCGGGATCAGGAAATTTCCCATCGTGTTGGGGATCGATGGGATCAGGAAGAACCAGACCATCACGATGCCGTGCAACGTGAACAGCCGGTTGTAGATGTCCGGTGTGAAGATGCCGGACGGCGTAACCAG from Azospirillum sp. TSH100 encodes the following:
- the mch gene encoding methenyltetrahydromethanopterin cyclohydrolase — protein: MTQCPVTQRPSLSVLSGPLAAALVADALPLRLGIDRVAGATVVDGGIGHPGGLEAGRRIAELCMGGLGRVTLQADTQSNRWPFQVAVHSTDPVLACLGSQYAGWSLSHKEEGESFFALGSGPGRALARKEMLFEELGYADSGDHAVLVLESGTVPPAPLVERIAADCRVAAERLTLVLTPTASLAGTVQIVARVLEVALHKVHALGFPLEDVADGIGVAPLPPPGKGFIEAMGRTNDAILFGGTVQLFVTGPDDAADDLARRLPSTDSRDYGRPFAEMFAAVNKDFYAIDPLLFAPARVVVTALDSGRSFHGGHLAPDMLDRSFAGTEG
- a CDS encoding triphosphoribosyl-dephospho-CoA synthase translates to MSAKTAELFKAVCRAEVMALKPGNVHVHAAGHGMTVEDFLRSAEAASPEIARSGTAVGRRILRAVQATWSVVDCNTNLGILLLCAPLAHAAELPAARPLRDRLAAVLAALTVEDAGAVFEAIRLASPGGLGRASEHDVAGPATVDLRAAMAAARSRDRIAAQYADGYHDIFDIGVACARSMAGSDTITLAEAIYLDFLTAFPDSHILRKHGEEVAASVLADAREVRGQVAAASSAVLRREHLFAFDARLKWRGINPGTSADLTVASLFAHRLERGRVANHEGPPK
- a CDS encoding quinoprotein relay system zinc metallohydrolase 2, which gives rise to MTIILGRHVGCAVVLGLLTAALPVSAEPLPVTEVAPGVFVHQGTIAEPAPDNRGDTANMGFIVGDSAVAVIDTGGTPELGQRLREAITARTDKKPVIVVNTHMHPDHVFGNAAFVDLPFAGHANLRDALAARQEVYRQRLTDELGTEAAAGVAPVRVDRPVAEELRVDLGNRILVLTAYPTAHTNNDLTVFDRKTGTLFAGDLLFVDHLPAVDGNALGWLRVIDRLERVPAVRAVPGHGPASVAWPGALDAERRYLTALVEGVRRVLKADGSIQDAVTQVAEDERERWLLFDAYNPRNITATFAELEWE
- a CDS encoding quinoprotein dehydrogenase-associated SoxYZ-like carrier; this encodes MTRYPLMGPLIGLLIVLITPGLAAADVAEDAARWDLLHDMYFKDRPVEEAGGRIRIDAPARAHDAALVPVRIEVEPSLRLKTLSLLVDKNPVPLAATVRFGPASAGGGIETRVRVNEYTNLHVVGETQDGRLLMAAAYVKAAGGCSAPAVKDPQEAMARLGRIKVKLSDRLSPGSPVTAQVMISHPNSSGLQFDQVSRTYIPAHYIQSIVIRAGGQMVLEADTDISIAEDPNLRFSVLPTDGGSLEVVAQDTRGATFTKSVPLTAGPGKDDPAL
- a CDS encoding cytochrome C oxidase subunit IV family protein translates to MTGFPCSYLITWAALVALLAATLGLAYVPMPGPLNLVLALGISAAKALLVLTLFMKLFRAPALTRAAASAGLFWLAVLFALSATDYLTRKEAPAGDLSAPTGREYQAGGR
- a CDS encoding cytochrome c oxidase subunit 3 codes for the protein MSDSAPIPQPVPGPEPQYATADQQAEAASFGMWVFLATEVLFFGGMLLAYTWLRTTYPEGVAEAGHHTKIVIGSVNTLVLLTSSLTMAWAVDAAKLGRRTVLTRLLIATALLGLLFLGLKGYEYHGEWTDHLVPGLNFHQDGPHTRTIELFYFLYFLLTGIHGIHITIGIGLIAVMAARARRGAFSAGYYTPVEVTGLYWHFVDIVWIFLYPLIYLVGRSGP
- the ctaD gene encoding cytochrome c oxidase subunit I, whose product is MMSATVTGKPEEPIVATKNYLTEEGITLRSWLLTRDHKRIAILYTLSLTFFFFVGGAAATLIRLNLVTPSGIFTPDIYNRLFTLHGIVMVWFFLIPSIPNTMGNFLIPLMIGAKDLAFPRLNLLSWYLYVGAGLLALFAIVIGGVDTGWTFYTPFSSLYSNGYVVLALAAVFAVGFSSILTGLNFIVTTHRMRAPGMTWYRLPVFVWSNYATSIIMVLATPVLAITLLLVAVERLLRVGIFDPALGGDPLLFQHLFWFYSHPAVYIMILPGFGVISEIVPCFARKPLFGYKFVVWSSIAISVIGFFVWAHHMFVAGISLYAGLVFSLLSYVIAVPSAIKVFNWTATLHKGWISFDAPMLYALGFIGLFTIGGLTGLFVANLAFDVHVTDSYFVVAHFHYIMVGGMVSAYFGGLHYWWPKVTGRLYPEWWARIAALLIFFGFNLTFFPQFILGYLGMERRYYAYPPEFQAWNIFSSAGASVLAVGYALPFFYLGWSLFRGKRAGANPWAATGLEWQTPSPPPTHNFDRTPTVTRPPYQYRPEPEPQDV